In a single window of the Sesamum indicum cultivar Zhongzhi No. 13 linkage group LG16, S_indicum_v1.0, whole genome shotgun sequence genome:
- the LOC105178633 gene encoding uncharacterized protein LOC105178633 has product MWEKLTKLGQTISMPRLIMGDFNCVKSPEEKQLGVAPTWYELKDFMDCCAALGLLDVPTTGCYYTWYSNNGSNPMWCKLGRVLYNNEWLEAGLHCGTHFNPPGCLSNHSPGIVTIFDHTPTKPKPFHFFNMWADHPNFLTTVEQRWNLNVEETPQFSLCERLKALKGALKVFNTQHYSHIFTRAKEADLALQDAQNQLESNPGDVTLRESLGDLRKKVVFLVEAERHFFYHKAKIHYLKEGDRNTKFFHDMVKRNAARNSITVVTRADGTIITTVDEIALRVR; this is encoded by the coding sequence ATGTGGGAGAAGCTTACAAAATTGGGACAGACGATAAGCATGCCACGTCTCATTATGGGCGATTTCAACTGTGTGAAATCTCCCGAGGAGAAGCAACTTGGAGTGGCCCCAACTTGGTATGAACTCAAGGATTTCATGGACTGCTGTGCAGCACTTGGACTGCTTGACGTCCCCACAACGGGTTGCTATTACACATGGTATTCCAACAACGGAAGCAACCCTATGTGGTGTAAACTTGGCCGGGTCCTTTACAACAATGAATGGCTTGAGGCCGGTTTACATTGCGGCACCCATTTCAACCCACCGGGATGCCTATCAAACCACTCTCCGGGTATTGTCACTATCTTTGATCATACTCCCACTAAGCCAAAACCATTCCACTTTTTCAATATGTGGGCAGACCATCCAAACTTCTTAACTACTGTTGAACAACGATGGAACTTGAATGTGGAGGAAACGCCACAATTCAGCCTGTGCGAGAGGCTGAAAGCACTCAAAGGTGCACTGAAAGTTTTCAACACACAACACTATAGCCACATTTTCACCAGGGCCAAAGAGGCTGACCTTGCACTACAAGATGCTCAGAACCAGCTTGAAAGCAATCCGGGAGATGTAACGCTTCGGGAATCTTTGGGAGATCTTAGGAAGAAGGTTGTTTTCCTTGTCGAGGCCGAACGACACTTCTTCTACCATAAAGCCAAGATCCATTACCTCAAAGAGGGGGACCGAAACACCAAATTTTTCCACGATATGGTGAAACGGAATGCTGCTAGAAACTCCATTACGGTAGTCACTAGAGCTGACGGGACCATTATTACTACTGTCGATGAGATTGCCCTAAGAGTTCGTTGA